Below is a window of Methylosinus sp. PW1 DNA.
AGCTGATGCGCAAGGTCAAGGCGGCGCAGTATGTCGCGGCGCATCCGGGCGAGGTCTGCCCGGCCAAGTGGGAAGAGGGCCAGAAGACCCTCGCTCCCTCGCTCGACCTCGTCGGCAAGATCTAATACCGCACGACGCCTCCGGCCGGCGCGCCGGCCGGGGGCGCTCTATCCACCCCTCGGCCCGCAGCTTCAGTCCCTCATCCTTCGAGGCTTTTTGCGGAACGCAAAAAGCCTCGAAGGATGCTCCAGAACGCGCTGCGGCGCACCCTTCGAGACGCCTGCTGCGCAGGCTCCTCAGGGTGAGGGGATTGTTCTCGAAAACGGGAGTCGACGAAGATGCTGGACGCCGCTCTGAAAACACAGCTGCAGGCCTATTTCGCGCGCATCGTCACGCCCACCACGCTCCGCGCCTCGCTCGACGACAGCGAGAAATCCACAGAGCTCGCCGAGCTGCTGCAGGAGGTCGCGAGCATCTCGGACAATATCTCCTATGTGCGCAGCGACGATGATTCGCGCCGTCCCTCTTTCGCGATCGAGCGCCAGGGCGCCGATATCGGCCTGCGCTTCGCCGCCATTCCGGGCGGTCACGAGTTCAACTCCTTCGTGCTGGCGCTGCTGCATGTCGGCGGCCATCCGCCCAAGGAGGACGAGGAGACTCTCGCGCGCATAAAGGCGCTCGACGGAGAATATCGCTTCGAGACCTATTTCTCGCTCACCTGCCAGAACTGCCCCGAGGTGGTGCAGGCGCTCGACACGATGGCGGCGCTCAATCCGCGCGTGCGCCATGTCGCGATCGACGGCGGCCTCTTCCCCAAGGAGGTGGAGGAGCGCGGCATAATGGCCGTGCCCGCCGTCTATCTGAATGGCGAGCCCTTCCAGCACGGCCGCGCGACGCTGGAGCAGATTCTCGACAAGCTCGACGCCGGCGCCGGCGAGAAGAAAGCGGCCGCCATTTCCGCCAAGGAGCCCTTCGACGTGCTGGTGGTCGGCGGCGGCCCGGCCGGCGCGGCGGCGGCGATCTACGCCGCGCGCAAGGGCGTGCGCACCGGCATTGTCGCCGAGCGTTTCGGCGGCCAGGTGCAGGACACGGCGGGGATCGAGAATTTCATCTCGGTTCCGCATACGGAAGGCCCGCATATGGCCGCCGCGCTGGAGCGTCACGTCGCAGAATATTCGGTCGATGTGATGAACGGCCAGATCGCCTCGGCGCTGGTTCCAGCGGCGGAGGCGGGCGGTCTCGCGGAGCTGAAGCTCGCCAATGGCGCGACGCTCAAATCGAAGACGATCATTCTGGCGCCGGGCGCGCGCTGGCGGCGCATCAATGTGCCGGGCGAGACCGAATATATGACGAAAGGCGTCGCCTATTGCCCGCATTGCGACGGGCCTCTGTTCAAAGGCAAGCGCGTGGCGGTGATCGGCGGCGGCAATTCCGGCGTGGAGGCGGCGATCGATCTCGCCGGCCTCGCCTCGCATGTCACCTTGCTCGAGTTCGACGCGAAGCTGCGCGCCGACGGAATCTTGCAGGAGAAACTGCGCTCGCTGCCCAATGTGACGATTCTCGTCTCGGCGCAGACGACCGAGATTCTCGGCGACGGCGCCAAGGTGACGGGGCTCGTCTATCGCGACCGCGAGAGCGAGGCGACACGCACTGTCGAGCTGGAAGGCGTGTTCGTGCAAATCGGCCTGCTGCCCAACACGGAATGGCTGAATGGCGCGGTGACGCTCTCGCCCTATAAGGAAATCGAGATCGACCGCCGCTGCCACACATCCGCGCCGGGCGTGTTCGCGGCCGGCGACGCGACCACCGTTCCCT
It encodes the following:
- the ahpF gene encoding alkyl hydroperoxide reductase subunit F — its product is MLDAALKTQLQAYFARIVTPTTLRASLDDSEKSTELAELLQEVASISDNISYVRSDDDSRRPSFAIERQGADIGLRFAAIPGGHEFNSFVLALLHVGGHPPKEDEETLARIKALDGEYRFETYFSLTCQNCPEVVQALDTMAALNPRVRHVAIDGGLFPKEVEERGIMAVPAVYLNGEPFQHGRATLEQILDKLDAGAGEKKAAAISAKEPFDVLVVGGGPAGAAAAIYAARKGVRTGIVAERFGGQVQDTAGIENFISVPHTEGPHMAAALERHVAEYSVDVMNGQIASALVPAAEAGGLAELKLANGATLKSKTIILAPGARWRRINVPGETEYMTKGVAYCPHCDGPLFKGKRVAVIGGGNSGVEAAIDLAGLASHVTLLEFDAKLRADGILQEKLRSLPNVTILVSAQTTEILGDGAKVTGLVYRDRESEATRTVELEGVFVQIGLLPNTEWLNGAVTLSPYKEIEIDRRCHTSAPGVFAAGDATTVPYKQIVIAMGEGATAALSAFDHLVRM